Proteins from a genomic interval of Croceicoccus naphthovorans:
- a CDS encoding class I SAM-dependent methyltransferase, translated as MGIDPDGDAIEIARAKARRAGIDVEFRRAMMSADAVAAWPTPSIATLCLVLHQVRLDEKMRLLSEIHSVLEPGGRLFVADYGEQTSWIMRKLFRATIQQLDGIADTQPNADGVLIPLMSRAGFVEVRELRKFNTVTGSISIISAMKRAEEPC; from the coding sequence TTGGGGATCGATCCGGACGGCGATGCTATCGAGATCGCTCGCGCGAAAGCGCGGCGCGCGGGCATAGACGTCGAATTCAGGCGCGCGATGATGTCCGCAGATGCGGTCGCGGCCTGGCCTACACCGAGTATCGCAACGCTTTGCCTTGTTCTCCATCAGGTGCGCCTCGACGAGAAGATGCGGCTTCTAAGCGAGATCCATTCCGTGCTCGAACCGGGCGGTCGCCTGTTCGTTGCGGACTATGGAGAGCAAACCTCGTGGATCATGCGTAAGCTTTTCAGGGCAACGATTCAGCAGCTGGATGGAATTGCAGATACGCAGCCGAATGCGGATGGGGTGCTCATCCCGTTGATGTCCAGAGCCGGTTTCGTCGAGGTCCGGGAGCTCAGAAAATTCAACACAGTCACCGGTTCGATATCGATAATCAGCGCGATGAAGCGAGCGGAAGAACCTTGTTAA